The DNA region GGGACCCCAGGGTCCACTCTACGGCCGCCACGCCCCCGGCATCCGTCTGTGTCCTGGGTGCCGATACGCTGCCGCCTCCGGCAACGACCGCCCAATCCACCGGGGCGCCCGCGACCGGGTTGCCGCGGCTGTCCAACGCGCGCACCGCGGGCGGCACCGAGACGGGAGCGCCCGCGGCGGCCTTTCTGGCCCCGCCCGTCAGCACCTGCAGCCACGTGGGCACCTGGAGCACCGCGGCCGGGATGGTGTCGCGCAGATCACCGGAGACGGCGATGAGCCGCGTGGTGCCATTGCCCGTCGCGACCGCCGCGGGACCCGGGTTCACCTGGACCACCGCGGCATTTTCCGAGATGATCATCACCGCCAGCCCCGGAACCGCGGCGCCGTGGCGGTTGTACGCCGACACCGCCAGGGGTGCCACGTCACCCAGGGACGAAAAGCTCAGCGCGTTCGGGGTCAGCACGATGCGGACGGCGGGCAATGCCCCGGCCGCCGCCGTGAAACGGACGGGTGCCCCGACTGCCGCACTGGCCTGGGCCACCTGGCTGCCGACCACGGGCCCGAGCGTCCAAGAGGACCGCGTGACTCCGGCTGAGTCCGTCGCCGAGGTGGCAGGACTCAGCGTCCCGCCGCCTTCCACCGGCACCCATTGCACCGGTACGCCGGCGATCCCGTTGCCGTGCTTGTCCACCGCGCGAACGGCCAGGGAATCCGCCAGCGGGTCTTCGGCGGTTCCCGTACGCGTCGCGGGCCCCACGGCCACGAGCCCGGCCAGCACGTCGGGAACGCCGATGGCGCGGAAGGTCTCGAAGACGATGGCCTCCCCCGTGGCCGGGTCCACCGCCCGGGCCTCCACCCGCTGCGTGTCGCCGGCCACGGTGCCCAGCGTCCAGCGCTCCCGCGCCTCGCCCTGGGCGTTGGTGAGGGCGGAGCCCGCGAACACCGAGCCGCCCCCGGCGGTGACCACGAAGTTCACCAGCTGGCCCTTGACCGGCTGGTCGCGCTCGTCCAACACGCGGACCACGAGCGGCTGCGCCAGTTCCTTGCCCACCGTGTCGCGCTGCAGGTCGCCGGAAACCACCACCACGCGCGCGGGGCGCTGGCCGCCGCCCACCACCTCGCCATTGCATGCCGCGGCAACCAACCCCAGGAGGAGCGCCGCCGCGCTCGCGATCATCCTCATGCCGTCCGTCCGTGTTCGTTGTCTTCGACCGCGGCGCCCATGCGCCCCAGCTCTTCCGCCACCTCTTCCGCTTCCATCCGCGCGCCCATCTCCGTGTAGAGCCGGTGCGCCTCCCGCAGCCGGGCGGCCGCGGCCTCGGCGTCGCCCCGCCGTGTCTCGAACCTGCCGTAGTGATGCTGCGTCGCGGCCGCTTCGAACGCCGGCAGCCCGTGGTCGCGGCACACCTCCAGCGCCTGCTCGTAGAACAGGAACGCCTCGGCCTCGCCGCGCTCCGCCGCGGCGGCGCCGAGTGCCCGGTACACGTCCGGCAGCTTCAGCACCGCGCCGGCGTGGATGGCCAGCGCCTCGGCGTCTTGCGCGAGGGTGAAGGCT from Longimicrobium sp. includes:
- a CDS encoding Ig-like domain-containing protein, with amino-acid sequence MRMIASAAALLLGLVAAACNGEVVGGGQRPARVVVVSGDLQRDTVGKELAQPLVVRVLDERDQPVKGQLVNFVVTAGGGSVFAGSALTNAQGEARERWTLGTVAGDTQRVEARAVDPATGEAIVFETFRAIGVPDVLAGLVAVGPATRTGTAEDPLADSLAVRAVDKHGNGIAGVPVQWVPVEGGGTLSPATSATDSAGVTRSSWTLGPVVGSQVAQASAAVGAPVRFTAAAGALPAVRIVLTPNALSFSSLGDVAPLAVSAYNRHGAAVPGLAVMIISENAAVVQVNPGPAAVATGNGTTRLIAVSGDLRDTIPAAVLQVPTWLQVLTGGARKAAAGAPVSVPPAVRALDSRGNPVAGAPVDWAVVAGGGSVSAPRTQTDAGGVAAVEWTLGSQGTQTLEARSGAAPPATFTGTIRVPTHLLRREGPATVAPGSSTQYAFEIVDEDGQPLPNTPVQWTLTSPGGATLTPAAPTSGGDGIARATLTVTSLQANHVIGIRAGNATSGATVSVAGPITMTDVSGRGARGNFAAYAQARVSSTAGAIIRVRAIIAGREGELSYDNSTGLWRGNVDMTDVAGGNYTGTVIATDAAGNSRAAPFEAQHDPNPVVVIIEPSADAVTAQGSIRIRATCSWQTSQPASDCATLYSSVHAGSTVILPYAQGRSGIDVNVPLPAGPATVPIVVQWSDVKGVYFQGKDTVTVTVTP